TCTGGTCGTCGGTGAACCGTTCCCACTTGGCGAGCAGCGTCGCGGTGAAGCCCTTGACGGAGGTGAGCGGGGAGCGCAGCTCGTGGGCGACGGTGGCGATCAGCTCGGCGTGGCTGCGCTCGGTGCGCCGCCGGGCCTCGGTGTCGCGCAGGGAGACGACGACGCGGCGGACCGGCCCGGTGGGCTCGCTGCGGACGTAGCGGGCGGAGACCAGCACTTCCCGGCCGCCCGGCAGCAGCAGGTTGCGCTCGGGCTGGCGGACCCGGATGGCGAGGCCGCCGTAGGGGTCGGTCAGCTGCCACCAGCGCCGCCCCTCCAGGTCCTCTAACGGCAGCGCCGTCTCCAGCGGCCGGCCGAGGACGTCGGCGGCCCGGACGTCGGCGATGCGTTCGGCGGCTGCGTTGCAGCAGATCACCCGGCCGTCCTCGTCGGCGACGACGAGGCCGTCGGGCAGGTCGTCGGGATCGAGCCCGGGTCCCGCCGCCGGGTCACCGGGCCGGGGCGCGGGCGGGTGCCGCACGTCCCGTGCCCCCGGTGCGCTGCTCGTGCCGACGCTCATCCCCGTATCCCACCTCTCGGATGGTTGAGTGGGCCCCCCGAGCCCGTCACCCTACTAGCTCTCGGTGACGGTTCGGCACCCTCCGGAGGCGCGCTGCGCGCGGGCCGACGCGTAGAGACATACGGCGGCGGCGGTCGCGAGGTTCAGGCTCTCGGCGCGGCCGTGGATGGGGACGCGGACCACGGCGTCCGCGAGGGACCGGGTCTCCTCGGGCAGGCCCCAGGCCTCGTTGCCGAAGACCCAGGCGGTGGGTCCGCCCATGGTGCCCTTGTCCAGCTCGTCGTCGAGGTCGTCGGTGCCGGCCCCGTCGGCGGCGAGGATCCGCACCCCCGCGTCCTTGAGGCCGGCGACGGCCTGTTCGACGGGCACGCCGACGGCGACGGGCAGATGGAACAGGGAGCCCACCGAGGCGCGTACGGCCTTCGGGTTGTACAGGTCGACGGAGGCGTCGGTGAGCACCACCGCCTCGGCGCCCGCGGCGTCGGCGCAGCGCAGCACGGTACCGGCGTTGCCGGGGTCGCGGACGTGCGCGAGGACGGCGACGAGTTTCGGCCGCGCCCGGAGGATCTGCTCGAACGGCGTGTCCACGAAGCGGCAGACACCGACCAGGCCCTGCGGGGTGACGGTGGTGGAGATGTCGGCGATCACCTGCTCCGAGGCGAGGTGGACGCGGGCGCCGGTGTCCCGGGCCTCGCCGACGATGTCGGCGTACCGCTCCGCGGCCTCGACGGTGGCGAACAGTTCGACGAGGGTGTCCGGGTACGCCGCCGCCTCCCGTACGGCCTGCGGGCCCTCCGCGAGGAACAGCCGCTCCTTGCCCCGGAAGTTCCGCTTGGCCAGCCGCCGGGCGGCGGAGACGCGGGGGGAACGGGGGGAGATCAGCTCGGGGCTGGCGGGGGGCATGTCCGGTTCACCTTCATCAGCATCGGCAGCAGCGGGTTGGTCTTGCGCAACACAACGGACCCGCGGGCACAGCCCGCGGGTCCGTTCAGTCGCGTCGGCTCAGTGCCGGCGGGGCGTCACGCGGCCTTCGGCGCGTTGACGTCCGACGGCAGCGCCTTCTGCGCGACCTCGACGAGCGCGGCGAACGCGTTCGCGTCGTTCACGGCCAGCTCGGCCAGGATCTTGCGGTCGA
Above is a genomic segment from Streptomyces glaucescens containing:
- a CDS encoding TrmH family RNA methyltransferase, whose protein sequence is MPPASPELISPRSPRVSAARRLAKRNFRGKERLFLAEGPQAVREAAAYPDTLVELFATVEAAERYADIVGEARDTGARVHLASEQVIADISTTVTPQGLVGVCRFVDTPFEQILRARPKLVAVLAHVRDPGNAGTVLRCADAAGAEAVVLTDASVDLYNPKAVRASVGSLFHLPVAVGVPVEQAVAGLKDAGVRILAADGAGTDDLDDELDKGTMGGPTAWVFGNEAWGLPEETRSLADAVVRVPIHGRAESLNLATAAAVCLYASARAQRASGGCRTVTES